One part of the Streptomyces sp. AM 2-1-1 genome encodes these proteins:
- a CDS encoding cysteine desulfurase family protein — protein MAYLDHAATTPMLPEAIAAMTAQLAATGNASSLHAAGRRARRTVEESRETLADALGARPSEVVFTSGGTEADNLAVKGLYWARRDADPRRTRVLAGPVEHHAVLDAVDWLAEHEGATVEYLPVDRYGRVHPEALREAILRDPDDVAMITVMWANNEIGTIMPVRELASVAAEFGVPMHADAVQAFGQLEVGFADSGLAAMTVSAHKIGGPFGIGALLLGRAHTPVPVLHGGGQERHVRSGTLDVPAVSAFAVAGEHAARHREEFARRVGGLRDDLVAAVLGAVPDAVLGGDPAPGGRLPANAHFSFPGCEGDSLLLLLDAQGIECSTGSACTAGIAQPSHVLLATGTDPDLARGTLRFSLGHTSTAEDVAAVARAIGPAVERARTAGLS, from the coding sequence ATGGCCTACCTCGACCACGCCGCGACCACGCCGATGCTTCCGGAGGCGATCGCGGCGATGACCGCGCAGCTCGCCGCGACCGGCAACGCGTCCTCCCTGCACGCCGCCGGCCGCCGGGCCCGCCGTACGGTCGAGGAGTCGCGCGAGACCCTCGCCGACGCCCTCGGCGCCCGCCCCAGCGAGGTGGTCTTCACCTCGGGCGGCACCGAGGCCGACAACCTCGCCGTCAAGGGCCTGTACTGGGCCCGCCGGGACGCCGACCCGCGCCGCACCCGGGTACTCGCCGGACCGGTCGAGCACCACGCCGTGCTCGACGCGGTCGACTGGCTCGCCGAACACGAGGGCGCGACCGTCGAGTACCTCCCCGTCGACCGTTACGGCCGGGTGCACCCCGAGGCGCTGCGCGAGGCGATCCTCCGCGACCCCGACGACGTCGCGATGATCACCGTGATGTGGGCCAACAACGAGATCGGCACGATCATGCCGGTCAGGGAACTCGCTTCTGTGGCAGCCGAGTTCGGGGTACCGATGCATGCCGACGCGGTACAGGCCTTCGGCCAGCTGGAGGTCGGCTTCGCCGACTCGGGGCTCGCCGCCATGACGGTCAGCGCCCACAAGATCGGCGGACCGTTCGGCATCGGCGCCCTGCTGCTGGGCCGTGCCCACACCCCCGTGCCCGTGCTGCACGGCGGCGGCCAGGAGCGGCACGTGCGCTCCGGCACCCTCGACGTGCCCGCCGTCAGCGCCTTCGCGGTCGCCGGGGAGCACGCGGCCCGTCACCGCGAGGAGTTCGCCCGCCGGGTCGGCGGGCTCCGCGACGACCTGGTCGCGGCGGTGCTCGGGGCCGTCCCGGACGCCGTCCTCGGCGGCGACCCGGCCCCGGGGGGCCGCCTCCCGGCCAACGCCCACTTCAGCTTCCCCGGATGCGAGGGCGACTCCCTCCTGCTGCTGCTGGACGCGCAGGGCATCGAGTGCTCCACCGGATCCGCCTGCACGGCGGGGATCGCCCAGCCCAGCCACGTCCTGCTGGCCACCGGCACCGACCCCGACCTGGCGCGCGGAACCCTGCGCTTCTCGCTCGGCCACACCTCGACCGCCGAGGACGTCGCCGCCGTGGCGCGGGCGATCGGCCCCGCCGTGGAACGCGCCCGCACCGCCGGACTCAGCTGA
- a CDS encoding DUF4190 domain-containing protein codes for MALSSLVAPVLRPRRPETHPTRRTEAAPVAPDERTAARVRTRDADSLAVASFVLGLVGLLAFNLVLGPTAVVMALLALARSTSRRGRAFLGLALGVADLAVLALVVTAHGVVAWGS; via the coding sequence ATGGCCCTCTCCTCGCTCGTCGCCCCGGTCCTCCGCCCGCGCCGCCCGGAAACCCACCCCACCCGGCGCACCGAAGCCGCGCCGGTCGCCCCGGACGAGCGGACGGCCGCCCGGGTGCGCACCCGTGACGCCGACAGCCTCGCCGTCGCCTCGTTCGTCCTCGGACTGGTGGGGCTGCTCGCCTTCAACCTGGTGCTCGGTCCCACCGCCGTCGTCATGGCGCTGCTCGCCCTCGCCCGCTCCACATCGCGGCGCGGACGGGCCTTCCTGGGCCTCGCGCTGGGCGTCGCCGACCTGGCCGTCCTCGCGCTGGTGGTCACCGCTCACGGGGTGGTCGCCTGGGGCTCGTAG
- a CDS encoding TetR family transcriptional regulator, with the protein MSHTPGARQAQKLRTRQALLDAALLLLEHQSLSGLGLREVTRAAGVAPTAFYRHFEDTAALGVALVEQTLGSLHGMIGAVLAEAGESEERLERSIAVIAGHVAAHPAHFRFLAREQHGGVAPVRAAIAAQLALFAREVADALAGEAESAGWSREDLLMLGGLHVDHMVVTASTLLDAAPGTGEEVVRTARRRLRLITLGRRHWLDGTAPG; encoded by the coding sequence ATGAGTCACACCCCGGGGGCCCGCCAGGCCCAGAAGTTGAGGACGCGTCAGGCCCTGCTGGACGCCGCCCTCCTGCTGCTGGAGCACCAGAGCCTGAGCGGTCTGGGGCTGCGGGAGGTGACCCGGGCGGCGGGAGTGGCGCCCACCGCCTTCTACCGCCACTTCGAGGACACGGCGGCGCTCGGCGTGGCCCTGGTGGAGCAGACGCTCGGGAGCCTGCACGGGATGATCGGCGCGGTCCTCGCCGAGGCCGGCGAGAGCGAGGAGCGACTGGAGCGGAGCATCGCGGTCATCGCGGGCCACGTGGCGGCGCATCCCGCGCACTTCCGTTTCCTCGCCCGCGAGCAGCACGGCGGGGTGGCCCCGGTGCGCGCGGCCATCGCCGCACAACTCGCCCTGTTCGCAAGGGAGGTGGCCGACGCGCTGGCCGGCGAGGCGGAGTCGGCGGGGTGGAGCCGCGAGGACCTGCTGATGCTGGGCGGGCTCCACGTCGACCATATGGTGGTCACCGCCTCCACCCTGCTGGACGCGGCGCCCGGCACCGGGGAGGAGGTCGTCCGCACGGCCCGGCGGCGCCTGCGCCTGATCACTCTGGGGCGCCGCCACTGGCTGGACGGAACGGCGCCGGGGTGA
- a CDS encoding MFS transporter, producing MNHSDGTGLGTITTKVPARLDRLPWSRWHWMIVIGLGTVWILDGLEVTVVGNIASRLSEDGSGLPISDSQVTGLAAALYVAGACTGALFFGWLTDRFGRKKLFLITLAVYLVATALTALSFSVWWFFLFRFFTGFGIGGEYAAINSAIDELIPSKYRGRVDLIINGSYWLGAMGGALLSVLALDTDIFPKDIGWRLTFGLGVVLGLVILLVRRHVPESPRWMFIHGRSEGAEQLVDGVEKEIEEEKGHPLPEAETAITIEQRRSIGFVEIARTLFRDYPKRATLGFALFIGQAFLYNAITFGFGSILVKFFDVSSGTTGYFFAVIAFGNFLGPLLLGRLFDTWGRRPMISGTYILSGLLLFGTAALFGAGVLTATTMTLCWCVVLFFASAGASSAYLTVSEIFPMETRAMAIAFFYAIGTAAGGISGPLIFSGLTASGVVGDAVIAFCIGAALMVVAGLVAVFCAVPAEQKSLEDIATPLSAREPEKG from the coding sequence ATGAACCACAGCGACGGCACAGGTCTCGGGACGATCACCACCAAGGTCCCGGCCCGCCTCGACCGACTGCCCTGGTCACGATGGCACTGGATGATCGTGATCGGCCTCGGTACCGTCTGGATCCTGGACGGTCTGGAAGTGACCGTCGTCGGGAACATCGCCAGCCGGCTCTCCGAGGACGGCAGCGGACTGCCGATCTCCGACTCCCAGGTCACCGGCCTCGCCGCGGCCCTCTACGTCGCCGGGGCGTGCACCGGCGCCCTCTTCTTCGGCTGGCTCACCGACCGCTTCGGCCGCAAGAAGCTCTTCCTCATCACGCTCGCGGTCTACCTCGTGGCCACCGCGCTGACCGCGCTCTCCTTCTCCGTCTGGTGGTTCTTCCTCTTCCGCTTCTTCACCGGTTTCGGCATCGGCGGGGAGTACGCGGCCATCAACTCCGCCATCGACGAGCTGATCCCGAGCAAGTACCGGGGCCGCGTCGACCTGATCATCAACGGCAGCTACTGGCTGGGTGCGATGGGCGGCGCGCTGCTCTCCGTCCTCGCCCTCGACACCGACATCTTCCCGAAGGACATCGGCTGGCGGCTCACCTTCGGCCTCGGCGTGGTACTCGGCCTGGTCATCCTGCTGGTGCGGCGCCACGTGCCCGAGAGCCCCCGGTGGATGTTCATCCACGGGCGTTCCGAAGGGGCCGAACAGCTCGTCGACGGCGTGGAGAAGGAGATCGAGGAGGAGAAGGGCCACCCGCTCCCGGAGGCGGAGACCGCGATCACCATCGAGCAGCGCCGCAGCATCGGATTCGTGGAGATCGCCCGTACCCTCTTCCGCGACTACCCGAAGCGGGCGACGCTCGGCTTCGCGCTCTTCATCGGCCAGGCGTTCCTGTACAACGCCATCACCTTCGGGTTCGGCTCGATCCTGGTGAAGTTCTTCGACGTCTCCAGCGGCACGACCGGGTACTTCTTCGCCGTCATCGCCTTCGGCAACTTCCTCGGCCCGCTGCTGCTCGGCCGGCTCTTCGACACCTGGGGCCGCCGCCCGATGATCTCGGGCACCTACATCCTCTCCGGGCTGCTGCTCTTCGGCACCGCGGCGCTGTTCGGCGCGGGCGTGCTGACCGCCACCACCATGACCCTGTGCTGGTGCGTGGTGCTCTTCTTCGCCTCGGCCGGGGCGAGTTCGGCCTACCTGACGGTCAGCGAGATCTTCCCGATGGAGACCCGGGCGATGGCGATCGCCTTCTTCTACGCCATCGGTACGGCCGCCGGCGGCATCTCCGGCCCGCTGATCTTCTCCGGGCTCACCGCCAGCGGAGTCGTGGGCGACGCGGTCATCGCGTTCTGCATCGGAGCCGCGCTGATGGTCGTCGCCGGCCTGGTCGCGGTCTTCTGCGCGGTGCCCGCCGAGCAGAAGTCGCTGGAGGACATCGCCACCCCGCTCTCCGCGCGCGAACCGGAGAAGGGCTGA
- a CDS encoding thioesterase family protein yields the protein MAQAAAHPAPTGQTTGGQAAILRRATIGDSEFDRDTAVVRREEGVYDAELSAGWTIIHAVNGGYLLALLGRALGDALPHPDPFSVTAHYLTASVPGPAVIRTEVVRAGRTLSTGQATLYQYAEDGSEVARIRVLATYGDLDALTDEVRTTALPPAIPPRDRCLGTEAGGDVIPGSSAITERLDIRLDPATVGWALGKPSGTGEMRGWFGLADGRDADALSLLLTVDALPPTSFELGLQGWTPTVELTTHVRCRPAPGPLRVSITTRNLAGGLLEEDAEVWDSADRLVAQSRQLARAPRG from the coding sequence ATGGCACAGGCAGCAGCGCACCCGGCACCGACCGGGCAGACGACCGGCGGGCAGGCGGCGATCCTCCGCCGGGCGACCATCGGGGACAGCGAGTTCGACCGGGACACCGCGGTCGTCCGGCGCGAGGAAGGCGTCTACGACGCGGAGCTCTCCGCCGGGTGGACCATCATCCACGCGGTCAACGGCGGCTACCTGCTGGCCCTCCTCGGCCGCGCCCTCGGCGACGCGCTCCCGCACCCCGACCCGTTCTCCGTCACCGCGCACTACCTCACCGCCTCGGTGCCCGGTCCCGCCGTCATCCGCACCGAGGTGGTCCGGGCCGGCCGCACCCTCTCCACGGGCCAGGCGACCCTCTACCAGTACGCCGAGGACGGCAGCGAGGTCGCCCGTATCCGGGTGCTCGCCACCTACGGCGACCTCGACGCCCTCACCGACGAGGTGCGCACCACCGCCCTCCCGCCGGCGATCCCGCCGCGCGACCGGTGCCTCGGCACCGAGGCGGGCGGCGACGTGATCCCCGGCAGCTCCGCCATCACCGAGCGGCTCGACATCCGGCTCGATCCCGCGACCGTGGGCTGGGCCCTCGGGAAGCCGTCCGGCACGGGCGAGATGCGCGGCTGGTTCGGCCTGGCGGACGGCCGTGACGCGGACGCGCTCTCGCTGCTGCTCACCGTCGACGCGCTGCCGCCGACCTCGTTCGAGCTGGGCCTCCAGGGGTGGACCCCCACCGTCGAACTCACCACCCACGTCCGCTGCCGCCCGGCCCCCGGCCCGCTGCGGGTCTCCATCACCACCCGCAACCTGGCGGGCGGCCTGCTGGAGGAGGACGCCGAGGTGTGGGACAGCGCGGACCGGCTCGTCGCCCAGTCCCGCCAGCTCGCCCGGGCACCGCGGGGCTGA
- a CDS encoding trimeric intracellular cation channel family protein has protein sequence MLTELFTPSVQHALDVVGIFFFAISGALLAVRKNFDVFGIAVLAEVTALGGGLFRDVIIGAIPPAAFSDLGYFFTPLLAAVLVFFLHPHVERIQVGVNVFDAAGLGLFCVSGTIKAHDYGLSLTSSVALGLVTAVGGGVLRDVLANEVPSLLRWDRDLYAVPAIVGASMAALCIQFGVLDGWTSGVAVVTGFVLRLLAMRFHWRAPRAYNRRSARGESRSAAT, from the coding sequence GTGCTCACCGAACTGTTCACGCCCTCCGTCCAGCACGCGCTCGATGTCGTCGGGATCTTCTTCTTCGCGATCTCCGGCGCTCTGCTCGCCGTACGCAAGAACTTCGATGTCTTCGGCATCGCCGTTCTCGCCGAGGTGACCGCGCTGGGCGGAGGGCTCTTCCGTGACGTGATCATCGGGGCGATCCCGCCGGCCGCCTTCAGCGACCTCGGCTACTTCTTCACCCCGCTGCTCGCCGCGGTCCTGGTCTTCTTCCTCCATCCGCACGTCGAGCGCATCCAGGTCGGCGTCAACGTCTTCGACGCGGCGGGGCTCGGCCTCTTCTGCGTGAGCGGCACGATCAAGGCGCACGACTACGGACTCTCCCTGACCTCCTCCGTCGCACTCGGGCTCGTCACGGCGGTCGGCGGCGGTGTGCTGCGGGACGTCCTGGCCAACGAGGTGCCCTCGCTGCTGCGCTGGGACCGGGACCTGTACGCGGTGCCCGCGATCGTCGGCGCCTCCATGGCCGCGCTCTGCATCCAGTTCGGCGTCCTCGACGGCTGGACCAGCGGCGTCGCCGTCGTCACCGGGTTCGTCCTGCGGCTGCTGGCGATGCGCTTCCACTGGCGGGCGCCGCGCGCGTACAACCGGCGCTCGGCCCGGGGAGAGAGCCGGTCGGCGGCCACCTGA
- a CDS encoding dipeptide ABC transporter ATP-binding protein, which translates to MPAPRAGKGVAQGEVLLRVKGLEKHFPIKKGLLQRTSGAVRAVDGIDFEVRAGETLGVVGESGCGKSTMGRLITRLLEPTAGTVEFEGTDITHLGVGRMRPFRRDMQMIFQDPYSSLNPRHTIGTIVSAPFKLQGVSPDGGVKKEVQRLLEVVGLNPEHYNRYPHEFSGGQRQRIGIARALALNPKLVVADEPVSALDVSIQAQVVNLLDDLQAELGLTYVIIAHDLSVVRHVSDRIAVMYLGKIVELADRESLYKAPMHPYTKALLSAVPIPDPRRRNTKSERILLTGDVPSPIAPPSGCRFHTRCWKATEVCTTQEPPLIALRTGHQVACHHPENAPDQAPGEAVLPEAREAIVTVTPKADAPEADAPATVVPRTPEADAPEADAPAAVVPRTPEAAAPEAATPPRTGTAGTPDASGATEDTGEGAEK; encoded by the coding sequence GTGCCCGCACCCCGCGCGGGGAAGGGCGTCGCCCAGGGCGAGGTGCTGCTCCGGGTCAAAGGGCTGGAGAAGCACTTCCCGATCAAGAAGGGCCTGCTCCAGCGCACCAGCGGAGCCGTACGGGCCGTCGACGGGATCGACTTCGAGGTGCGCGCGGGGGAGACCCTGGGCGTCGTCGGCGAGTCCGGCTGCGGCAAGTCGACGATGGGCCGGCTGATCACCCGGCTGCTGGAACCCACGGCGGGCACCGTCGAGTTCGAGGGCACCGACATCACGCACCTCGGCGTCGGCCGGATGCGCCCGTTCCGGCGCGACATGCAGATGATCTTCCAGGACCCGTACTCCTCGCTGAACCCGCGCCACACCATCGGCACCATCGTCAGCGCCCCCTTCAAGCTCCAGGGCGTCTCCCCCGACGGCGGCGTCAAGAAGGAGGTGCAGCGGCTGCTGGAGGTGGTCGGCCTCAACCCCGAGCACTACAACCGCTATCCGCACGAGTTCTCCGGCGGCCAGCGCCAGCGCATCGGCATCGCCCGCGCGCTGGCGCTCAACCCGAAGCTGGTCGTGGCCGACGAGCCCGTCTCCGCCCTGGACGTCTCCATCCAGGCACAGGTGGTGAACCTGCTCGACGACCTCCAGGCCGAGCTGGGCCTCACCTACGTGATCATCGCCCACGACCTGTCGGTGGTCCGGCACGTCTCGGACCGGATCGCGGTGATGTACCTCGGCAAGATCGTGGAGCTCGCCGACCGCGAGTCGCTCTACAAGGCGCCGATGCACCCGTACACCAAGGCCCTGCTCTCCGCCGTGCCGATCCCGGACCCCCGGCGCCGGAACACCAAGAGCGAGCGGATCCTGCTCACCGGCGACGTGCCCTCGCCGATCGCGCCACCGAGCGGCTGCCGCTTCCACACCCGGTGCTGGAAGGCGACGGAGGTCTGCACCACGCAGGAGCCGCCGCTGATCGCGCTGCGGACCGGCCACCAGGTGGCCTGCCACCACCCGGAGAACGCGCCGGACCAGGCTCCGGGCGAGGCGGTGCTGCCCGAGGCGCGCGAAGCGATCGTGACCGTCACGCCGAAGGCCGACGCACCGGAGGCCGACGCACCGGCGACGGTCGTTCCCCGGACGCCGGAGGCCGACGCACCGGAGGCCGACGCACCGGCGGCGGTCGTTCCCCGGACGCCGGAGGCCGCCGCACCGGAGGCCGCGACGCCTCCGCGGACCGGCACCGCCGGTACGCCGGACGCGTCCGGGGCCACCGAGGACACGGGGGAAGGCGCCGAGAAGTAG
- a CDS encoding ABC transporter ATP-binding protein — translation MTELSKSGTAAPEAAAASRAPGAFLDVRDLKVHFPTDDGLVKSVDGLSFTLEKGKTLGIVGESGSGKSVTSLGIMGLHTAGQYGKRKARLSGEIWLDGTELLSSDPDEVRKLRGRNMAMIFQDPLSALHPYFTIGKQIVEAYRVHHDVDKKTARRRAVEMLDRVGIPQPDKRVDSYPHEFSGGMRQRAMIAMSLVNNPELLIADEPTTALDVTVQAQILDLIRDLQKEFGSAVIVITHDLGVVAELADDILVMYGGRCVERGPAEKVFYEPRHPYTWGLLGSMPRLDREQTDRLIPVKGSPPSLINLPSGCAFNPRCPYADVPKDNVTRTVRPELLEVESRHWAACHLPAEQRERIWTEEIAPKL, via the coding sequence ATGACCGAGCTGAGCAAGAGCGGGACGGCCGCGCCGGAGGCAGCCGCCGCCTCGCGCGCACCCGGCGCCTTCCTCGACGTCCGCGACCTCAAGGTGCACTTCCCGACCGACGACGGACTGGTCAAGTCCGTCGACGGGCTGAGCTTCACGCTGGAGAAGGGCAAGACCCTCGGCATCGTCGGCGAGTCCGGCTCCGGCAAGTCCGTCACCTCGCTCGGCATCATGGGCCTGCACACGGCCGGCCAGTACGGCAAGCGCAAGGCGCGGCTGTCCGGGGAGATCTGGCTGGACGGCACCGAGCTGCTCTCCAGCGACCCGGACGAGGTCCGCAAGCTGCGCGGGCGCAACATGGCGATGATCTTCCAGGACCCGCTCTCCGCGCTGCACCCGTACTTCACGATCGGCAAGCAGATCGTGGAGGCGTACCGGGTCCACCACGACGTGGACAAGAAGACGGCCCGCAGGCGTGCCGTCGAGATGCTCGACCGGGTCGGCATCCCGCAGCCGGACAAGCGGGTGGACAGTTACCCGCACGAGTTCTCCGGCGGGATGCGCCAGCGCGCCATGATCGCGATGTCGCTGGTCAACAACCCCGAACTGCTGATCGCGGACGAGCCGACGACCGCCCTGGACGTCACCGTCCAGGCGCAGATCCTCGACCTGATCCGGGACCTGCAGAAGGAGTTCGGCTCCGCCGTCATCGTCATCACGCACGACCTCGGCGTCGTCGCGGAGCTCGCCGACGACATCCTCGTGATGTACGGCGGCCGCTGCGTCGAGCGCGGACCGGCCGAGAAGGTCTTCTACGAGCCGCGGCACCCCTACACCTGGGGCCTGCTGGGCTCGATGCCGCGCCTGGACCGCGAGCAGACCGACCGCCTGATCCCGGTCAAGGGCTCCCCGCCCTCGTTGATCAACCTGCCGTCCGGATGCGCCTTCAACCCGCGCTGTCCCTACGCGGACGTGCCCAAGGACAACGTCACCCGTACCGTGCGGCCCGAGCTGCTGGAGGTGGAGAGCCGGCACTGGGCGGCCTGCCACCTCCCCGCGGAGCAGCGGGAGCGCATCTGGACCGAAGAGATTGCGCCCAAGCTGTGA
- a CDS encoding ABC transporter permease — MLTYLIRRLLAAAVMLIVIIVVVFSIFFLIPKWTGVDPATMYVGKTSDAAAVEGIRQKLHLAEPIYVQVWEFFKGIFVGRTYSGGGDVTDCAAPCFGYSFRSEQAIWPVITDRLPVTLSLALGAAVLWLLAGVSAGVLSALKRGSVWDRSAMVVALSGVSLPIFFTAMLSLGIFDYGLGWIDSGFVPLEESVGGWFQGLLLPWVTLAFLYAAMYARITRATMLEVMGEDYIRTARAKGLSEPVVIGKHAMRSTMTPILTMLGMDLGALVGGAILTETAFSLPGLGQAVLKAINERDLPVILGVTLITSLAVIVANLLVDVLYAVIDPRVRLS, encoded by the coding sequence GTGCTCACATACCTCATCAGGCGGCTGCTGGCCGCCGCAGTGATGCTGATCGTCATCATCGTGGTGGTCTTCAGCATCTTCTTCCTCATCCCCAAGTGGACGGGTGTCGACCCGGCCACGATGTACGTGGGCAAGACGTCGGACGCCGCGGCCGTCGAAGGCATACGGCAGAAGCTCCACTTGGCCGAACCGATCTACGTTCAGGTCTGGGAGTTCTTCAAGGGCATCTTCGTCGGGCGCACCTACTCCGGCGGCGGCGACGTCACCGACTGTGCCGCGCCCTGCTTCGGCTACTCCTTCCGCAGTGAGCAGGCCATCTGGCCGGTCATCACCGACCGGCTGCCGGTGACCCTCTCGCTCGCCCTCGGCGCGGCCGTGCTGTGGCTGCTGGCCGGCGTCTCGGCGGGTGTGCTCTCGGCGCTCAAGCGCGGTTCGGTCTGGGACCGTTCGGCCATGGTCGTCGCCCTCTCGGGCGTCTCGCTGCCGATCTTCTTCACCGCCATGCTGTCGCTGGGCATCTTCGACTACGGCCTCGGCTGGATCGACTCCGGGTTCGTCCCTCTGGAGGAGAGCGTCGGCGGCTGGTTCCAGGGGCTGTTGCTGCCCTGGGTCACCCTCGCCTTCCTCTACGCGGCGATGTACGCCCGCATCACCAGGGCCACCATGCTCGAAGTGATGGGCGAGGACTACATCCGCACCGCCCGCGCCAAGGGGCTGAGCGAACCGGTGGTCATCGGCAAGCACGCCATGCGCTCCACCATGACGCCCATCCTCACCATGCTCGGCATGGACCTCGGTGCCCTCGTCGGCGGCGCGATCCTCACCGAGACCGCCTTCAGCCTGCCCGGCCTCGGCCAGGCGGTGCTCAAGGCGATCAACGAGCGGGACCTCCCGGTGATCCTCGGCGTCACGCTGATCACCTCACTCGCGGTGATCGTCGCCAACCTCCTCGTGGATGTCCTGTACGCCGTGATCGACCCCCGAGTGAGGCTGTCATGA
- a CDS encoding ABC transporter substrate-binding protein, with amino-acid sequence MVTTRRNTRRKQAVAAAAVVAALLSTAACGGGGDDDNGKDGGGSASAAGFDAANNKVANASTKAGGELKFAGVQDADSWDPTRGYYGFVWNFMRYYSRQLVTSKTAPGAGGTELTPDLATERAKITDDGKTYTYTLRDGVTWEDGKPITAQDVKYGIERQWAQDVLSGGPVYLRDILDPKGEYKGPYKDTSADHLGLKAIDTPDEKTIVFHLPTANSDFEEILALTSSSPVRQDKDTKSKYGLKPFSSGPYKFQSYTPNKSVVLVRNENWKQASDPVRKALPDKVSLTLFSNADDMDNKLLSGEYDLDINQTGLSPQGRTKALKEYKENLDNPVSGYIRYAVFPQTVAPFDNIHCRKAVIYGADHKSLQTARGGPVAGGDIGTNMLPPSVPGSEGQKYDPYGFTANDGAADVTKAKQELAACGKPNGFSTTIAVRNNKPVEVATAESLQASLAKVGIKVDIDQFDGAQTSGIIGNPTVVKQKGYGIIIMGWGPDFPSVQGFGQPLWDSSYILESGNNNFAMIDDKAIDANFDKYSVELDDAKKTALSTAINHQVMEGGYYLPFVFEKFINFRSSRLTNVYTTDAYSGMYDFASLGVEK; translated from the coding sequence ATCGTGACGACTCGACGGAACACACGGCGCAAGCAGGCCGTGGCCGCTGCTGCCGTGGTCGCGGCCCTGCTCTCGACGGCCGCCTGCGGCGGCGGGGGCGACGACGACAACGGCAAGGACGGCGGCGGTTCCGCGTCCGCGGCCGGTTTCGACGCGGCGAACAACAAGGTCGCCAACGCTTCGACGAAGGCGGGCGGCGAGCTGAAGTTCGCCGGTGTCCAGGACGCCGACTCCTGGGACCCGACGCGTGGTTACTACGGTTTCGTGTGGAACTTCATGCGCTACTACAGCCGCCAGCTGGTCACCAGCAAGACGGCTCCCGGCGCCGGCGGCACCGAGCTCACCCCGGACCTCGCCACCGAGCGCGCGAAGATCACGGACGACGGCAAGACCTACACGTACACCCTGCGCGACGGGGTCACGTGGGAGGACGGCAAGCCGATCACCGCGCAGGACGTCAAGTACGGCATCGAGCGCCAGTGGGCCCAGGACGTGCTCTCCGGCGGCCCGGTCTACCTGCGTGACATCCTCGACCCCAAGGGCGAGTACAAGGGTCCGTACAAGGACACCTCCGCCGACCACCTGGGTCTGAAGGCGATCGACACGCCCGACGAGAAGACGATCGTCTTCCACCTGCCGACCGCCAACAGCGACTTCGAGGAGATCCTCGCGCTGACCTCGTCCTCGCCGGTCCGGCAGGACAAGGACACCAAGTCGAAGTACGGCCTCAAGCCGTTCTCCTCGGGCCCGTACAAGTTCCAGTCGTACACCCCGAACAAGTCCGTCGTGCTGGTGCGCAACGAGAACTGGAAGCAGGCGTCCGACCCGGTCCGCAAGGCGCTGCCGGACAAGGTCTCGCTGACCCTGTTCTCCAACGCGGACGACATGGACAACAAGCTGCTCAGCGGCGAGTACGACCTCGACATCAACCAGACGGGTCTCTCCCCGCAGGGCCGCACCAAGGCGCTCAAGGAGTACAAGGAGAACCTGGACAACCCGGTCTCCGGCTACATCCGCTACGCCGTCTTCCCGCAGACCGTCGCGCCGTTCGACAACATCCACTGCCGCAAGGCCGTGATCTACGGAGCCGACCACAAGTCGCTCCAGACCGCGCGCGGCGGCCCGGTCGCCGGTGGCGACATCGGCACCAACATGCTGCCCCCGTCGGTGCCCGGCTCCGAGGGCCAGAAGTACGACCCGTACGGCTTCACCGCCAACGACGGCGCCGCGGACGTCACCAAGGCCAAGCAAGAGCTGGCCGCCTGCGGCAAGCCGAACGGCTTCTCCACCACCATCGCGGTCCGCAACAACAAGCCCGTCGAGGTGGCCACCGCCGAGTCGCTCCAGGCGTCCCTGGCCAAGGTCGGCATCAAGGTCGACATCGACCAGTTCGACGGTGCGCAGACCTCGGGCATCATCGGAAACCCGACCGTGGTGAAGCAGAAGGGCTACGGCATCATCATCATGGGCTGGGGTCCCGACTTCCCCTCGGTCCAGGGCTTCGGCCAGCCCCTCTGGGACAGCAGCTACATCCTGGAGAGCGGTAACAACAACTTCGCCATGATCGACGACAAGGCGATCGACGCGAACTTCGACAAGTACTCCGTCGAGCTCGACGACGCGAAGAAGACCGCGCTCTCCACCGCGATCAACCACCAGGTGATGGAGGGCGGTTACTACCTGCCCTTCGTCTTCGAGAAGTTCATCAACTTCCGCTCCTCGCGCCTGACGAACGTCTACACCACTGACGCGTACAGCGGTATGTACGACTTCGCCAGCCTGGGCGTCGAGAAGTAA